The Natronoglycomyces albus genome has a segment encoding these proteins:
- a CDS encoding sterol desaturase family protein has protein sequence MIDAVAYAIPAFVLLVIVEALSFRLKPHHEQRGYELKDAATSMTMGAGSQVVGFFWKFAVVVVYAGVYTLTPFELDPTNLWTWVLLFFADDLAYYWFHRCHHRIRLLWASHVVHHSSQYFNLTTALRQSWTPMGGMPFWLPLVLMGMPPWMIFLQQSINLTYQFFIHTERVRYLPGPLEFWFNTPSHHRVHHGSDEIYLDRNYGGILIIWDRIFGSFAAETAPVTYGLTQNIRTYNPLRVAFHEYAAIWRDVRASRTWRDRLGYLFGPPGWGKDLTGPDAQVTPEKNAKEPT, from the coding sequence ATGATCGACGCAGTCGCCTACGCCATCCCCGCCTTCGTACTCCTCGTGATCGTCGAAGCCCTCTCCTTTCGCCTCAAACCCCACCACGAACAGCGCGGATACGAGCTCAAGGACGCCGCCACCTCCATGACAATGGGAGCGGGTTCGCAGGTGGTCGGGTTCTTCTGGAAATTCGCCGTCGTGGTGGTCTACGCGGGCGTCTACACCCTCACCCCCTTCGAACTCGACCCGACGAACCTATGGACCTGGGTGTTGCTGTTCTTCGCCGACGACCTGGCCTATTACTGGTTTCACCGCTGCCACCACCGCATCCGCCTATTGTGGGCCAGCCATGTGGTTCACCACTCCAGCCAGTACTTCAACTTGACGACCGCGCTGCGCCAAAGCTGGACCCCCATGGGAGGCATGCCGTTCTGGCTACCCCTGGTGCTCATGGGCATGCCACCGTGGATGATTTTCTTGCAACAGTCGATCAACCTGACCTACCAGTTCTTCATCCACACCGAACGCGTCCGATACCTGCCGGGCCCGCTCGAATTCTGGTTCAACACCCCATCCCATCACCGCGTCCATCACGGCAGCGACGAGATTTACCTAGACCGCAACTACGGCGGCATCCTCATCATCTGGGACCGCATCTTCGGCAGCTTCGCCGCCGAAACCGCACCGGTCACCTATGGCCTGACCCAGAACATCCGCACCTACAACCCGTTGCGGGTCGCCTTTCACGAATACGCGGCGATCTGGCGCGACGTGCGGGCCTCGCGCACCTGGCGCGACCGCTTGGGATACCTCTTTGGGCCACCCGGCTGGGGTAAAGACCTCACCGGGCCCGATGCCCAAGTCACCCCAGAGAAAAACGCAAAGGAACCCACATGA
- a CDS encoding lysoplasmalogenase, with translation MNPRWILSLFGLFTAANLLAVAFGSTAGVWATKPVLMPILAAYLITVAWRDDLANLGRTTGRSLVPANPIVTWLFIGLACAWVADIALILDSEAAFLTGVAVFGLMQLCYLYVFARLGAWARLRGRRLIVPGVLVVFWATFNILLWDSFDSLAAPIAAYSFLLVSMAALAVGLSYRVATGAILFVVSDLMIGIRLTDVTLPGIGVAIMATYAAAQLLIITGILRARLSYERGKHPHAKTPDPRYL, from the coding sequence ATGAACCCACGCTGGATTCTCAGCCTGTTCGGTCTCTTCACCGCCGCGAACCTGCTGGCGGTCGCCTTTGGCTCGACGGCTGGAGTCTGGGCCACCAAACCAGTGCTGATGCCCATCCTCGCCGCCTATCTCATCACGGTGGCCTGGCGAGACGACCTGGCGAACCTCGGCCGCACCACCGGCCGCAGCCTCGTCCCCGCCAATCCCATCGTGACGTGGCTTTTCATCGGGCTAGCCTGCGCGTGGGTGGCCGATATCGCGCTGATCCTCGACTCCGAGGCGGCATTCTTGACCGGCGTGGCGGTCTTCGGGCTCATGCAGCTGTGTTACCTCTACGTCTTCGCCCGGTTGGGCGCATGGGCGCGCCTGCGCGGCCGCCGCCTCATCGTCCCCGGCGTACTGGTGGTGTTTTGGGCCACGTTCAACATCCTCTTGTGGGACTCCTTTGACAGCCTCGCCGCCCCCATAGCGGCCTATAGTTTCCTGCTGGTCAGCATGGCCGCACTCGCCGTCGGCCTCTCGTATCGCGTTGCCACCGGCGCGATCCTGTTCGTCGTCTCCGATCTGATGATCGGAATACGGCTAACGGACGTGACGTTGCCCGGGATAGGGGTGGCCATTATGGCCACCTACGCCGCCGCGCAGCTACTCATCATCACTGGGATTCTGCGCGCTAGGCTCTCTTATGAGCGGGGGAAACACCCGCACGCGAAGACACCAGACCCACGTTATTTGTGA
- a CDS encoding bacterial proteasome activator family protein, producing MSDKTTTSDEQARTEGPESTDAVVLDAEGNPVESQNHKATDAESNREAEEEQTAAESDPSKLVEQPAKVMRIGSMIKQLLEEVREATLDEKGRQRLAEIHARSIAELESGLAPELQDELERLSLPFTADETPTDAELRIAQAQLVGWLEGLFHGIQAALVAQQMAAKLQLDQMRRGEIPALPAGAGNLPPSLQAVMAEQGNGDEPDQHPGQYL from the coding sequence ATGAGTGACAAGACGACCACCTCGGACGAGCAGGCCCGCACCGAAGGGCCAGAATCCACCGACGCGGTCGTCCTCGACGCCGAGGGCAACCCGGTGGAGTCGCAGAACCACAAAGCGACCGACGCCGAGTCCAACCGCGAAGCCGAGGAAGAACAGACCGCCGCCGAATCCGATCCGTCCAAGCTTGTCGAACAACCCGCCAAAGTCATGCGAATCGGCAGCATGATCAAGCAGCTACTCGAAGAGGTCCGCGAGGCCACCCTCGATGAAAAGGGACGCCAGCGCCTAGCCGAGATCCACGCCCGGTCCATTGCCGAGCTTGAGTCGGGCCTCGCCCCTGAGCTGCAAGATGAGCTGGAGCGGCTGTCGCTGCCGTTCACCGCTGACGAGACGCCGACCGATGCGGAGCTGCGTATCGCGCAAGCTCAGCTGGTGGGGTGGCTGGAAGGGCTCTTCCACGGCATCCAGGCCGCGCTCGTGGCCCAACAGATGGCCGCGAAGCTACAGCTGGATCAGATGCGGCGTGGTGAGATCCCGGCCTTGCCCGCTGGAGCAGGCAACCTACCACCTTCTTTGCAAGCTGTCATGGCCGAACAAGGCAACGGTGATGAACCTGATCAGCACCCCGGCCAATATCTGTAG
- a CDS encoding lysophospholipid acyltransferase family protein, with product MNYWRRDTVLYKTLQWTAAPAIKAVWRPWIDGHENIPDEGGVILASNHLSVADHYFLALTTKRHIATMAKIEYFSGAGLKGKLVSKTVKALGQVAVDRSGGRRSADALGPSQQVLEEGRVFAIFPEGTRSPDGRLYRGKVGVARLALATGAPVVPVGMIGTEQVMPIGQSRPRVAPVGVRVGKPLEFSRYESMGAERLVLRAVTDQIMDAIRQLTGQEYVDSYAKRRPVVKKADAGKDAESSEG from the coding sequence ATGAATTACTGGAGACGCGACACGGTGCTTTACAAGACCTTGCAATGGACGGCTGCCCCAGCCATTAAGGCGGTGTGGCGTCCCTGGATTGACGGACACGAGAACATTCCCGACGAGGGTGGCGTGATCCTGGCCAGCAATCACCTCTCAGTCGCCGACCACTATTTCTTGGCGCTGACAACCAAGCGTCACATCGCCACCATGGCGAAGATCGAATACTTTAGCGGCGCTGGTTTGAAAGGCAAGCTGGTGTCGAAGACTGTCAAGGCGTTGGGTCAAGTCGCCGTCGACCGTTCCGGTGGCCGCCGGTCCGCTGACGCTCTGGGCCCCAGCCAGCAGGTGTTGGAGGAGGGCCGGGTCTTCGCGATCTTCCCGGAGGGAACGCGCTCGCCCGATGGCCGTCTGTACCGGGGCAAGGTCGGGGTGGCGCGTTTGGCGTTGGCTACGGGCGCCCCGGTGGTTCCGGTGGGAATGATCGGAACCGAGCAGGTTATGCCCATCGGCCAGTCGCGTCCGCGGGTGGCGCCGGTTGGGGTTCGGGTCGGGAAGCCGTTGGAGTTCAGTCGCTATGAGTCGATGGGGGCCGAGCGGCTGGTTTTGCGAGCGGTGACCGACCAGATCATGGATGCGATCCGGCAGCTGACTGGGCAGGAATATGTTGACTCCTATGCCAAGCGCCGCCCTGTGGTCAAGAAGGCCGACGCTGGCAAGGACGCGGAGTCGAGCGAGGGTTAA